A section of the Hevea brasiliensis isolate MT/VB/25A 57/8 unplaced genomic scaffold, ASM3005281v1 Scaf623, whole genome shotgun sequence genome encodes:
- the LOC110671135 gene encoding cationic peroxidase 2-like, translated as MERCTCSSSSQITHIIILMCVFVVMSETLVHGQGTRVGFYATTCPRAESIVSSTVATHFRSNTAIAPALLRMHFHDCFVRGCDASVLIDGSNTEKTAPPNLGLRGYEVIDDAKTQLEAACPGIVSCADILALAARDSVVLTGGRSWLVPTGRRDGRVSLASETTDLPGFRESIDSQKQKFSAKGLNTQDLVVLVGGHTIGTTACQFFSYRLYNFNGTASSDPSINASFLPQLQALCPQNGDGTKRVAFDTGSENRFDASFFANLRNGRGILESDQKLWTDASTRAIVQRFLGITGLAAFNVEFGRSMVKMSNTGVKTGTDGEIRKICSAINS; from the exons ATGGAGAGATGCACTTGTTCTTCTTCAAGCCAAATTACACACATTATTATATTAATGTGCGTCTTTGTTGTTATGTCTGAGACCTTGGTGCATGGCCAAGGCACTCGTGTTGGTTTCTATGCTACTACATGTCCTAGAGCTGAATCCATTGTGAGCTCAACTGTTGCAACACATTTTCGATCTAACACTGCAATTGCTCCTGCTTTGCTGAGGATGCATTTCCATGATTGCTTTGTTCGAGGTTGCGATGCTTCTGTCCTTATCGATGGTTCCAATACTGAGAAAACTGCCCCACCAAATCTTGGGTTGAGAGGCTATGAAGTTATTGACGATGCCAAGACTCAGCTTGAAGCTGCATGTCCTGGAATTGTTTCTTGCGCTGATATTCTTGCACTTGCAGCCCGTGACTCTGTTGTTCTG ACTGGTGGACGAAGTTGGCTGGTGCCTACCGGACGTAGAGACGGCCGGGTGTCATTGGCATCCGAAACAACTGATTTGCCTGGCTTCAGAGAATCCATTGATTCCCAAAAGCAAAAGTTCTCTGCCAAGGGTCTTAACACACAAGATCTTGTCGTACTTGTTG GAGGACACACCATAGGAACTACAGCTTGCCAGTTCTTTAGTTACAGATTATACAACTTCAATGGCACCGCAAGTTCTGATCCTTCCATTAATGCTTCGTTCCTCCCTCAACTACAAGCACTGTGTCCACAGAACGGGGATGGGACAAAGCGAGTTGCTTTTGATACAGGTAGTGAAAACAGATTTGATGCATCTTTCTTCGCCAACCTGAGAAATGGGCGAGGAATACTTGAGTCTGATCAGAAATTGTGGACTGATGCTTCGACGAGAGCAATTGTTCAACGTTTCCTGGGTATTACTGGTTTGGCTGCATTCAATGTTGAGTTTGGAAGATCCATGGTTAAGATGAGTAACACTGGAGTGAAGACAGGCACTGATGGTGAAATTAGGAAGATATGTTCTGCAATAAACTCATGA